GAATGGGTTTTCGACTCTTGGGTAAGCCGATCTCGCTAGCCAAGCCCCTCGAGTTGCTTTCGTCGGCGGTTGATTTTGGAACGATACAGCTTCTCCCGGACGGCCAGTTGACCGTGCTAATGGCGGACCATCAAACAACGGGCGGCTATCCGCGACTGGCTCATGTGATCTCACGCGACCTTCCGCTGCTCGCTCAGCTTTGTGCAAATGACAAAGTGGCATTCCACCTCGTCGACGCAACTCACGCCGAGGAACTGGCTCTGGAATTTGAGAGAGATTTGGATCTCCTACGAGTTGGATGTCAGTACAACCGGCGATAGGCGGCTGGTACTGACCGATGATCAAAAGATGAAATGCATAGATCTAAACTGCGACCTGGGCGAAGGCTGCGGCAACGACGCGGAGCTAATGCCGCTCATTTCGTCGGCAAATATCGCTTGCGGTTACCACGCCGGCAACATAGATACGATGAAGAGAACCGTCGATCTCGCCATTGAACACGGCGTCGCGATCGGGGCTCATCCGGGTTATCCGGACCGGGAGAATTTCGGGCGAACATCGATGAATTTATCGGCGGAGGACACTCGCGACATCATTGCCGATCAGATCAGAAAACTCACCGATATCACAAATACGGCTGGAGCTTTGGTATCACACGTAAAACTGCACGGGGCGTTGTACAATCAGTCAGCAAAGGACGCAGAGCTTGCCGCCGTTATCGCTAAGACGGTTCACGGTATCGACCCAGAACTAGTGCTTTTTGGGCTTTCCGGCAGCCATTCGATAAGGGAGGCTAAAAAAGTCGGGCTCAGAACCGCGTCGGAAGTGTTCGCAGACCGTACCTATCAACCCGACGGTTCGCTTACACCGCGTTCGCAAAATAATGCTCTTATCACGGACGAGAATTCGGCGGTAGAACAGGTTCTCGATATGGTCAAGTACGGCCGAGTCCGGTCAACTGATGCCATAATGATATCGATCGAGGCGGAGTCGGTTTGTATTCATGGCGATGGGAAGCGTGCGGTGGAATTTGCTTCACTGATCCGTCGACGGCTGGATGAGAGCGGAATTTTGATCAAAGCTATTTGATCGCTTCAATATCAAGTTTCACACCGGAGGATCCGGTGCTGCGGCCGAGGGCGGCTGCGTTCCCGGCAATAATGGCTGAAGAAAAACCAAGATCTATAACCTCCGTTATTTTCGGAGCGGCGTTTCTGATGGCTACATCGGCCGTCGGGCCGGGATTTTTGACGCAGACCACTGTTTTCACGAAGCAGCTTCTTGCGAGTTTCGGTTTCGTCATTTTGCTCTCCGTGATTCTTGATATTTTTGCCCAGCTGAATATCTGGCGCGTTCTGACCGTTAGTGGCAAGCGCGGGCAGGATGTTGCTAACGAGACACTTCCGGGCAGCGGTTATGTTCTTGCAGCATTAGTTGCTGCTGGCGGATTGGTCTTTAATATCGGCAACATAGCGGGTACCGGACTTGGGCTGAATGCCGCGCTCGACATTCCGGTCGAGTATGGAGCGGTCATCAGTGCGGCCGCCGCGATCACATTGTTTTTGTTCAAAGAAGCAGGCAGGGCGATGGACCTTTTCGTAAAGATCCTCGGCGTCGTCATGCTCGGCTTGATAGGGTATGTCGTTTACGCGTCTCATCCGCCGCTTGCCGAGGCGGCGTTTCGCACGGTGTGGCCGACGCAGATCGATCCGAAAGCGGTCGTGACGCTTGTCGGCGGCACGGTCGGCGGATACATAACCTTCGCGGGTGCACATCGGCTGATCGACGCGGGAATCACGGGGAAAGAGAATCTGAAGGAAGTAAGCCGCGGCGCGTACTCGGGGATATTGCTTACGGCGATCATCAGATTTTGCCTCTTTCTGGCCGCGTTGGGAGTGATCACGCTGGGCCTGGCCATCGATGATAAGAATCCGCCGGCATCGGTCTTTCAGAATGCGGCGGGCTCGGTCGGGCTTCGCGTTTTTGGCGTTGTAATGTGGGCTGCGGCGATCACTTCGGTCGTCGGTGCGGCGTTTACATCTGTATCATTTCTAAAGACCTTTCATCCGTCTCTGGAACGGCGAAGCAATCATCTCGTGATCGCATTCATGCTCGTTTCCACAGCAGTATTTTTACTTCTCGGCAATCCGGTCAAGCTGTTAGTTCTCGCGGGTACCGTTAACGGTTTCATCCTACCGGTCGGCCTCTCACTGATATTGATCGCGTCTCGCAAGACAAGTCTGCTTGGCGATTACCGCCATCCAATGTGGCTCCAGATCGCCGGCTGGGCGG
This sequence is a window from Acidobacteriota bacterium. Protein-coding genes within it:
- a CDS encoding divalent metal cation transporter produces the protein MAEEKPRSITSVIFGAAFLMATSAVGPGFLTQTTVFTKQLLASFGFVILLSVILDIFAQLNIWRVLTVSGKRGQDVANETLPGSGYVLAALVAAGGLVFNIGNIAGTGLGLNAALDIPVEYGAVISAAAAITLFLFKEAGRAMDLFVKILGVVMLGLIGYVVYASHPPLAEAAFRTVWPTQIDPKAVVTLVGGTVGGYITFAGAHRLIDAGITGKENLKEVSRGAYSGILLTAIIRFCLFLAALGVITLGLAIDDKNPPASVFQNAAGSVGLRVFGVVMWAAAITSVVGAAFTSVSFLKTFHPSLERRSNHLVIAFMLVSTAVFLLLGNPVKLLVLAGTVNGFILPVGLSLILIASRKTSLLGDYRHPMWLQIAGWAVVAVMLGFSISTIVTMLG
- a CDS encoding LamB/YcsF family protein; protein product: MKCIDLNCDLGEGCGNDAELMPLISSANIACGYHAGNIDTMKRTVDLAIEHGVAIGAHPGYPDRENFGRTSMNLSAEDTRDIIADQIRKLTDITNTAGALVSHVKLHGALYNQSAKDAELAAVIAKTVHGIDPELVLFGLSGSHSIREAKKVGLRTASEVFADRTYQPDGSLTPRSQNNALITDENSAVEQVLDMVKYGRVRSTDAIMISIEAESVCIHGDGKRAVEFASLIRRRLDESGILIKAI